A stretch of the Hydra vulgaris chromosome 09, alternate assembly HydraT2T_AEP genome encodes the following:
- the LOC136084947 gene encoding zinc finger protein 862-like — protein sequence MTSEAKKIQDSKPISKNLKTFLSWGKESVIGYTEENGLVVKIWCKICARNKTEILTDALVKGVSNHSLTAFTEGTCVVTKYQVDRHLRGQSHRLAVLIDNGNSEDPGSSCIANLDMENLLTITQDNREALLKMIRTAYEMALKPSMPHSHFKTLIKCQRLNGALLLQGKDNNKAAREYISCIASAIKEKVAKIVNETNFFSILSDGSQARKTKDEKELILVRVEREGTPACFVVSLLDMNSLGGMNANTIKKAIDSIFIETGSVPLTASAYKYKLVSATADGACVNFGIYNGVLTQLKKDRMWLIKIHCVNHRLELAIKDAVKDISQYKECERFYISIFNLFCNSGKLKCAVKKAAEALNITYYTLPKIFGTRFISHRRRGFTKLLHNWPSLIVGFDNTLADRNTKADMRAKLSGLSKRLHDYRLLCMVCSYLDILEKLSPLSLVFEKQMLMVNELKPAVDITKASLAKLSHEDIDNIIDSYLLKFIINEKDGSTNLLSSYFKEGNELKKSNPEFVEIELNNMANLNFECIHSAIKVRKLAIEIILPLINDRFSSLLNPIFESMDWLDPQVWTADSMYGDASISLLLNEFFYPLEKLGMDFKMVFSEWRAAKLLINAQYTTALTPLQIWQNIFLYYKIKFPNLSLLVELLMCIAGSNSAVERVFSILTVILTDRRLKMNHSTMEDSIIIAGNDTNFTQQERDDILSRAVDIFLDKRRVFFLDSANASIATDYSSEESCTSEDISSISESDG from the exons ATGACatctgaagcaaaaaaaattcaagatagtaaaccaatatctaagaacttaaaaacttttctttcgtgggggaaagaatcagttattgGATACACGGAAGAAAATGGCTTAGTTGTCAAAATATGGTGTAAGATTTGTGCTAGGAacaaaactgaaattttaacGGATGCTTTAGTTAAAGGAGTATCAAATCATTCTTTGACAGCGTTTACGGAGGGAACTTGTGTGGTGACAAAGTATcag gtTGATCGCCATCTTAGAGGGCAAAGCCATAGATTAGCGGTGCTGATTGATAATGGTAACTCAGAAGATCCTGGAAGTAGTTGTATTGCTAACCTCGATATGGAAAACTTGTTAACTATTACACAAGACAACCGCGAAGCGTTATTAAAGATGATTAGAACAGCCTATGAAATGGCTCTAAAACCAAGCATGCCACATAGCCATTTCAAGACACTGATCAAATGCCAAAGACTTAATGGTGCACTCCTTTTACAAGGAAAAGACAACAATAAAGCAG caCGTGAATATATCTCATGCATTGCCAGTGccattaaagaaaaagttgctAAAATTGTCAATGAAACAAACTTTTTCTCCATTCTTTCCGATGGTTCTCAGGCTAGAAAAACAAAGGATGAAAAAGAGTTGATTCTTGTGCGCGTTGAACGCGAAGGGACCCCTGCCTGTTTTGTAGTTTCTTTACTTGATATGAACAGTTTGGGTGGTATGAATGCCAATACCATTAAAAAGGCTATTGATAGCATTTTTATTGAAACCGGTAGTGTTCCTTTAACTGCGTCAGCTTACAAATACAAACTTGTAAGCGCTACGGCCGACGGAGCTTGCGTTAATTTTGGAATTTATAATGGCGTgttaacacaattaaaaaaagatagaatGTGGCTGATAAAAATTCACTGCGTAAACCATCGTTTAGAATTAGCAATAAAAGATGCTGTGAAAGATATTTCCCAGTATAAAGAGTGTGAACGTTTTTACATTtccatatttaatttattttgcaattcTGGAAAGCTAAAATGCGCAGTTAAAAAAGCTGCTGAGGCTTTGAACATTACATATTACACGTTGCCTAAAATATTTGGAACGCGCTTTATAAGTCACAGGAGACGCGGCtttacaaaacttttacataattGGCCTTCGCTTATTGTGGGTTTCGATAATACTCTTGCTGATCGCAACACTAAAGCAGATATGCGTGCTAAACTTTCTGGATTGTCCAAACGGTTGCATGACTACAGACTATTATGTATGGTTTGTAGTTATTTGGACATCTTAGAAAAGTTATCACCATTATCATtggtttttgaaaaacaaatgttaatgGTGAATGAGTTAAAACCAGCGGTGGATATAACAAAGGCTAGCTTAGCGAAATTAAGCCATGaagatattgataatattattgatTCATATTTACTCAAGTTTATAATCAATGAAAAAGATGGTTCAACCAATCTTCTTTCTTCGTATTTCAAAGAAGGTAACGAATTGAAAAAATCAAACCCTGAGTTTGTTGAGATTGAACTCAACAATATGGCTAATCTTAACTTTGAATGTATTCATTCTGCCATTAAAGTAAGAAAATTAGCAATTGAAATCATTCTGCCATTAATAAACGATAGATTTAGTTCGCTGTTAAATCCCATATTCGAATCAATGGATTGGTTAGATCCGCAAGTATGGACAGCAGACAGCATGTATGGTGATGCCAGCATATCTTTATTGCTAAACGAATTTTTTTACCCTCTAGAAAAATTAGGAAtggattttaaaatggttttttcgGAATGGAGAGCTgcaaaactattaataaatgcGCAATACACCACTGCACTCACACCATTGCAAATATGGcagaatatttttctttattataaaattaagtttccAAACTTGAGTCTTTTAGTTGAACTTCTGATGTGTATTGCTGGTTCTAATTCAGCTGTCGAACGCGTTTTCAGTATTTTGACTGTGATTTTGACTGATAGGCGTTTAAAGATGAACCACTCAACAATGGAAGACTCAATAATCATAGCAGGGAATGACACGAATTTCACTCAACAAGAACGCGATGATATTTTAAGTCGTGCTGTGGATATTTTCTTAGATAAGCGAAgagtttttttccttgattcAGCTAATGCTAGTATTGCCACTGATTATAGTAGCGAAGAAAGCTGCACCAGTGAAGATATAAGTTCTATATCTGAATCGGAcggataa